One genomic segment of Rhizobium gallicum bv. gallicum R602sp includes these proteins:
- the prfB gene encoding peptide chain release factor 2 (programmed frameshift): MRAEIENVVDETKQAITLLRRHLDWDQAIRRLDWLNNKAEDPNLWNDAAEAQKLMRERQQLDDGINGVKQLEQQLNDHVELIAMGEEEGDESIVKEAEDALKSLKAEAARRQVEAMLSGEADANDTYLEVHSGAGGTESQDWANMLLRMYTRWAERQRFKVELLEVHDGEEAGIKSATLLVKGHNAYGWLKTESGVHRLVRISPYDSNARRHTSFSSIWVYPVVDDSINIEINESDCRIDTYRSSGAGGQHVNTTDSAVRITHIPTGIVVACQQERSQHKNRAKAWDMLRARMYEAELKKREEAASAEAASKTEIGWGHQIRSYVLQPYQLVKDLRTGVSSTAPGDVLDGDLNEFMEAALAHRISGKPDAVLEDVD; this comes from the exons ATGCGAGCGGAAATCGAAAACGTAGTCGATGAAACCAAGCAGGCTATCACCCTGCTGAGGAGGCATCTT GACTGGGACCAGGCGATACGACGGCTGGACTGGTTAAACAACAAGGCAGAGGACCCGAATCTCTGGAACGATGCTGCCGAAGCTCAGAAGCTGATGCGCGAGCGCCAGCAGCTCGATGACGGAATCAACGGCGTGAAGCAGCTCGAACAGCAGCTGAACGACCATGTCGAACTCATCGCGATGGGCGAGGAAGAGGGCGATGAAAGCATCGTCAAGGAGGCCGAGGACGCGCTGAAGAGCCTGAAGGCCGAGGCCGCGCGCCGCCAGGTGGAAGCCATGCTATCCGGCGAAGCCGATGCCAACGATACCTATCTCGAAGTGCATTCGGGCGCCGGCGGCACTGAAAGCCAGGACTGGGCAAACATGCTGCTTCGCATGTACACCCGCTGGGCCGAACGCCAGCGCTTCAAGGTCGAGCTTCTCGAAGTCCATGACGGCGAAGAGGCGGGCATCAAGTCCGCGACCCTGCTCGTCAAGGGACACAACGCCTATGGCTGGCTGAAGACGGAATCGGGCGTGCACCGGCTCGTGCGCATCTCGCCCTACGACAGCAATGCGCGCCGCCATACGTCCTTCTCGTCGATCTGGGTTTATCCGGTGGTCGATGATTCTATCAACATAGAGATCAACGAAAGCGACTGCCGCATCGACACCTACCGCTCGTCGGGCGCGGGCGGCCAGCACGTCAACACGACCGACTCGGCAGTGCGCATCACCCACATCCCGACCGGCATCGTCGTCGCCTGCCAGCAGGAGCGCTCGCAGCACAAGAACCGCGCCAAGGCCTGGGACATGCTGCGCGCCCGCATGTATGAAGCGGAACTGAAGAAGCGCGAAGAGGCAGCAAGCGCCGAAGCGGCCTCCAAGACCGAGATCGGCTGGGGCCACCAGATCCGCTCCTACGTGCTGCAGCCCTATCAGCTGGTCAAGGACCTGCGCACCGGCGTTTCGAGCACGGCACCGGGCGACGTGCTCGACGGCGACCTCAACGAGTTCATGGAAGCAGCGCTTGCGCACCGCATCAGCGGCAAGCCGGACGCTGTTCTCGAGGACGTTGATTGA
- a CDS encoding APH(3') family aminoglycoside O-phosphotransferase: MENTALPPNLRVLLSQHEWKRDDLGCSSADVFRLAEAGRARYFLKGEIAGPFAELPLEAERLLWLAEQGLQCPSVVALESHEGRNWLLLSALSGSDLASSKLTTDRQRIEILAAALRRLHELDPETCPFDHRLTARLRLAKARMEAGAVDEGDFDEERQNATAASLFAYLEAHQPDVIDPVVAHGDACLPNFLTHEGQFGGYVDCGRLGVADRYQDIALALRSIRYNVGEEWVRHFLDCYGLSGINDAKVAYYMVLDEFF, encoded by the coding sequence ATGGAAAACACTGCCTTACCTCCTAATCTAAGGGTGCTGCTATCTCAACACGAGTGGAAGCGGGACGATCTGGGATGTTCGTCTGCAGACGTGTTCAGGCTCGCAGAAGCTGGCCGGGCGCGGTATTTCCTGAAAGGCGAAATTGCTGGTCCTTTTGCGGAATTGCCGTTGGAGGCGGAGCGTCTGCTGTGGCTTGCCGAGCAAGGACTGCAGTGCCCCAGCGTCGTCGCCCTGGAAAGCCATGAGGGCAGAAACTGGCTGCTGCTGAGCGCGCTTTCGGGAAGCGACCTGGCTTCGTCCAAATTGACCACAGATAGGCAGCGCATCGAGATCCTGGCGGCCGCTTTGCGTCGATTGCACGAACTTGATCCGGAAACCTGCCCTTTCGACCACAGGCTGACAGCTCGTTTGAGGCTTGCCAAGGCGCGGATGGAAGCGGGAGCCGTAGACGAGGGTGATTTTGATGAAGAGCGGCAAAACGCAACCGCTGCGAGCCTATTTGCATACCTGGAAGCCCACCAGCCTGACGTCATAGATCCCGTCGTTGCCCACGGCGACGCCTGTTTGCCGAACTTCCTCACGCATGAAGGGCAATTCGGTGGATATGTCGATTGCGGCCGTCTGGGCGTTGCGGATCGCTACCAGGATATTGCCCTGGCACTGCGAAGCATCCGATACAATGTCGGGGAAGAGTGGGTTCGGCATTTCCTCGATTGTTATGGGCTTTCCGGCATCAATGACGCGAAAGTCGCCTACTATATGGTGCTTGACGAGTTCTTTTAG